One Candidatus Eisenbacteria bacterium genomic window, GTCCGGCACTTCGGTCCGGATCCGATGGGAGGGATTCGATCCGGACGGAACCACCGGTCCGATCGGGTACGAGTATTTTTACGCCGTCAAATCGACCATGAGGGAGGTTTATGGCTACGAAGACGCCACGGGAGTGACCCGCGAGGTCTGGAACAGCCTGGACTGGAACCGCGTCGGCGCGGACTGCACCCACGTCGATCTCCGGAATCTCACCACCGGGTATGGGGAGGACGGCGGCAACCGAAGCATGTTCTTCGTTCGCGCCGTCGACGAGGCGGGGTCGGTGGAGCAGATCACGGAGCCGTACCGGAACTGGATCGAATGGGGCGTGGGGAGAATGCCGCCGCAGATCGTCATCCATTCGAATTGGATGGGGACCGCGATGGGGAGTCTCCAGTATACCGGGATCGCTTTTGCCGGAAGCCGCCCCCGTTTCGCCTGGACCATGAACGGTTCTCTCGATCCTTGGGCTCTCGACCTCGACGGGTTCCGCTACGCCTACGACGCGCCGGAGTGGACCCCCTCCATCGGCTATGACGCCGGCCTGACCGCCTTCCCTCCGGAGGGGGAGACGTTCATCCTCGAAGAGATCGGCCACCACGTCTTTTACGTGGAAGCTTCTTTTCTTCCGGAGGGGACCGAGATATGCGAGTTTTCCTTCGATGTCTATCCTTCCCCGGCGGCGGAGACCAACATCTTTCTTCTAAACGATTTCTATGTTCCGGGATATCCCGGCCAGTATCCGAGCCCCGGGAGCTATGTCGCCCTCTGGGAGGATACGCTTCTCGCCGGCTTCAGCCGATTGCCCACCCGGACCCCGCGTATGGAGGAGGATACCGATCCACCGATCCAGAGAATGGCGGGAGCGTCGACGGTGATCCTCACTCTGGACGATTGGGAGTTCGGCACCACCATGACCGCGGTGTGGAACGACAACAATAGTAATCCGATCTGGTCGTACGCGGACGCCGGCGGGAACCTCTTTGTCGTCGGTTTCATGCCGGGCTGGAGCTTCCTCCCGGACAGGGATATGGACCTCTCCGGTACGGAACCGGAGTACGCTCCCTGTCTCGACTATTCCGCCTATAGCGCCTGCGGCGGCTATCTGGTTTGGCACCAGCCTCACTGGCCCGACCTCGGCCCCAAAACGTCTTTGTACAATCCGGTTCCGCATCCGCTCTACGAGTTCTGCGCGTTGGAGACGACCTGGCTCGACCAGGGGAGCGATTTCCTGGTCTCCGCCGAGGCGCTCCACGCGGGGTTTCCGGACCTGCACATCGACACGACCCGGTCCACGTTGCTGGCCGCTTACCCCGGCCTCTGGAATTGCGAAGAGCTGACCGTTCGGAGCGATGTCGGCGCGGTGCCTCTCTACGCGCCGGTTCGCGAGGAGGGGGGCGCCGCGGCATCCCGCCCGAACGCGGTCTGGATCCCCTCGGACGGTCATCGGGGCCACGTGGTGTATATGAGCATGCCTCTCTACTTTTTCCCGCCCGGCGAGGCGCGGGAGGTGGTGGAGACGATATTGGAGGATCTGTTCGGGGAGGTGTCCCGAAAGTAATCGGCGCCGCCCACGATAAAGCCCGTTCCCTTTCCCTCTGGATGGTTCGGGGCCCGGGTGCTACAATGACCCGGTTAGGTTGGAAACACACCAGGACATTCGGCATAAGTCGCCCTTTGCCAAAGGTTTCCGGGGCGGCCGCCAAACGAAATCGGGGGCGTCGATGAAGACAACTCGAAAGAACCCTTGGGCTCTTTTCGCGGCTCCGGTCGCGGTGCTTCTCTCTGTGGTGATTGTGGGTCCCGTGATCGCCCAAGCGGTGGAGACCCCACCGATCCCGATCACGGTCACGCCGCTCAATCGGAAGACGGTGATCCAGTGGAATCAACCGTCCGAGGAGATCATCTCGTCCCTCGCTCAGGCCGACAGCAGCTGGGGGGGGACGGCGGAGTTTATCCACCGCGGTGAATACAGCGGGCACTGCGACATGGACATCACCTTCCGGGTGTTGAACCCGGTGGCGAGTTTCCGGGATCCTTTCGTGGAGACCGTTCTCTTTCAGGGCACCGATCCGTCGCGCCCGAACTATTGGACCGGGACGGCAGTCCCCTACGCCGGCGGCGAACCGGACATCTGCGAGAACCACAACATCTTGGTCACCGCCCTCGGCTCGGACGTGCTACTCGCGGATGGCACCGCCTCGGGCGAGCCGATCCTTTTCGACTGGCTCGATCCGCCCGACATGGGGACCTTCACCCTTCCGGCGGATTTTCGCCCCGGCGTGGACAGCATCCCGGTGACCATCGACGTCTGGATCTCCTTCGGAGAGGGGACCATCGATTCCGGCGGCGAGTTCACCGTGCGGGCGAAATCCAACGACATCCAGCTCTCCTGGAGTTACGTCCCCGAGGGCGGTGGTGAGACGGAGCGGGTTTCCTCCTCCGACGATGGGAACGACCCCCTGACGATTTGCCGGCCCGACGATTGGGTCGACTTTCTCTTCGGCCTCGAGGTGACGATCACCACGGACACGACCTACAAGGACTCGCTGGTCCTGGAGATCACCGCCCGGGACTCGGTGGTGGCGCCCGGCGACACGATCACGGTCTACGACACCACCGAAACATTCGTCACCGTGATCGACGAGATTCTGGACGATGTGCCCGCCGGCGGGGATTCGCTCGGCGTGGTTCATTTGAACTACCGCAAGATCGACGGATACCGGGTGTACCGGAACGACATCACGAACCCGGATCGGTTCGTCCTTCTGAAGGACCTGAATTTCTGCCGCGCCGACTCGATCCCCCGCGAAAACGCGACCCTGTCGGAGCTGGATTCGCTTCTCGCCGATCCCTTCCTGTACGAGGACACGGTGGGGGTCCACAACGGATTTCCCTATGTGTACTACGTGACCGCTTACGACACGTTGACCCATAGCGAGAGCGCCGACTCCCTGAAGAGCAACCGGATTTTCCCGCGCAGTCTCGCCACGGAGGATCTCGACAAGATCCTCGTGGTGCCGAATCCCTACAAGCGGAACGCGGCTTGGGAAGAGGGGGTAGAGCAGCTCCAGTTCACCCATCTGCCGGCGCGAGCCTCCATCCGGATCTACACTATAGGCGGCGACCTGATCCGCGAATGGGAGCACTACGATCCGTCCGGCGGCGGCAATTCGTCCTGGGACATGAGAAACGATAACGGAGATCTGGTGGTCAGCGGGGTCTACCTCTATCACGTGAAATCCGCCGCCGGAGGGGAACGCGTCGGGAAATTCATCATCGTCCGGTGAGGTCGTCCTCTCATCGGGGCGGCCCTCTCCGCGAGGGTCAGCATTTCACCGATCGCCGGCGCCTCCGCGAGGAGGCGGACGTGCCTGCTTGCCGCGCCGCCGGAGGGTCTCCACCCCGGCTCTCCCGGCGGAAGCGTATCCCGTCCTTCGGCCCGGACGCACCCCTCGGACCCGCCCGGGCCAAATTGACAGCGTGGGAACGGATTGGTATAGTTTGGCATTCGTCAACATGGTTTAACGCTTTTTTTATCAAAGCCTTGCCCCCAAACGGACATTCCGCGACCGGGGTTACGAAAGGAGCTCTCTTGACCATGAACGGCCGAAACGCCTTATCGATCCTGCTGGTGGGCCTGCTCCTGGCGATTCCCGGGTGGGCCGGCGCGACGACCCGCTACGTCGTGATGCAGCCGATCCAGACCGACCTGGCCGCGACAGCGGGCATAACGCCGTTTCCACCCTATGATTTCATCTTGTATGCCGCGACGGATATCCAGGATGCTCTCGATTACTGCGCGTACGGTGATACGGTTTTGATCGCGGGAGCCCAGCCCGAGGACACCTTCAATGGATATCTGCATTCCGAATCGATCGTAATCCCGAACGGCGTGGTCGTTCTGGGCGGTTGGGATGTGAACGCGGCGATTATGGGCCTCGGGAGCATGCCGGCCGTGGACCAGAGGATCTTCGCCGAGGACAGCCTCTGGACGATAATCATTCCCGCGATCGGTTCCGATGATCCGGTGGTCCGTTTCGCCGTCGACTCCACCGAGGTGTACGACACGACCACCGTAGGAGAGGAGGAAGTGATCGATTCCTCCTGGGTCCACACGGGCGTGGATTCCACCACGGTTCTCAGGGGCCTCTTCATTAGCGACGGAAACACCGAAATCGACGGCGCCGGAATCCTCCTGCCCATCGGTTCTCCCCGGATCACGCGCAACGTCTTCAGCAGCCACACGACCTCCGAGCGGGGCGGCGCCATCTTCATCGGGTACGGCTCCCCGCGGATCGAGCACAACACCTTCGCTTCGAACTATGTCGGGGACGCCGCCGGCGGCATCGTGCACGTCGCGGGCGGGGCTCCGATCATTCGGGACAACATCTTCAGCGGCAACAGCGGGCCGGGATACGCCGTCGCCTGCTCCGATAGCGCGGGCGCGCCGGTTTTGGGATACAACCTGTTCTATCGGAACAACGACCAGGACACCCTCGCCTGCTCCGGCGACGGATCGAACCTTTTCGGCGTAAATCCGGTCTATTGCGCTTCCGCCGACAACGACTATCGCCTCTTTCGGGAGTCCCCCATCGCGGCGGCCTCCTCGGAAGGGGATGCGATCGGCGCCTGGGGCATCGGATGCCGGGCGACACGCAAGTACGTCGCCGCCACCGGCGCCACGGGAATCCTTCCCTATAACGAGCCGGATCGGGCGGCCCTCACCCTCTCCGCCGCCCTCGACGTCTCCTACCCGGGCGACACGATCCTGGTCACCATCGGCGAGTTCGAGGAGAACCTGGAGGTTCCCGGGGGGATCCGGCTGTCGGGAAGCTGGGATTACGGATTCAACTTTCAAGACCCGTACCAATCCGGCACGGTGATCCGCTCCGTCGAAGGCGGAGAGAGCGCCATCCGCCTCACCGGCGAAGGAACCGGCGATAACCACCTGGAGTATCTCGTGCTCACCGACGCGGGCGACGCGGACGGGGCTCTTCTCTCCGCGGAGGGGGTCGCGGTGACGCTCGAGCACATCTCCGTGGTAGGGAACATCAGCGCCGGCGCCTCATTGATTCACGCCGGCGCGGGCGCTTCGCTCGATTTCGATTACTGCATGTTCGCCCTCAACCAAGACGCTCCGGTGTTCGGTTGCGGCGGCGGCTCCGTCACGGTCCGGAACAGCAACTTTTTCGAGAACGACGAGATCGCGGCGGCGGGATGCGCAGTCGCCTTGATCGACACCACGCGGCGCGATCCTTTCTTCTGTGATCCGGACTCGGCGGATTATCGGGTCTATTCGGAAGGCAGGATGGGCGAGTCGGCGCCGGGGCTTTCACCGTTCGGCGCCCTCTCGGTGGGCTGCAACTACTCCGCTCACTACGTCCGTCTGGGCGTGGGCGATGGAGTGTATCCCTACGAGACGCCGGAGAAAGCCACGTCGGACGTGGAGGCGGCCATCGACGTCGCGTCGGCTCAGGACACGATCCGTATGGGGTCGGGCGTTTACGAGATGAACCTGACCATCGACAAGGGTGTCGGGTTCGAGGGCGGGTGGACCGATTCCACCTTCCTTACCCGGGATTACGCTTTCGCGCCGAGCATCCTGCAGGGGACGGCGGCGGGGGAACCGACGGTCCGTTTCGAGGGCGTGTTCTCCCAGTTCGCCCCTTCCGGCGGGCTGGATGGATTCATCATCACACACGCCGAGGGGGTGGAGGGACCCGGAGTGGTCGTCGCCGAAGGCGCCCGCCCGAGACTCCGTCACAACCTGATCACCGGGAACCATGTCGACTATGTCTCGCACCCCGAGCACCCCGCCGCGGGCGTGGTGATCCAGGGAATCGTCGGCGGATCGCAGGCCGTTCCGATCCTCCAGGAGAACACCATCGCCGGGAACACGATCACCGGCGCCGTCGCCGGCAACCGGGTCGCCTCGGGCGTCTCGATCAGCGAGGCGGGCACCACGACGAACAACTGGACCTGGCTCCTGGACAACATCATCTCCGACAACGCGGGTGGGATCGCCGCGATCGTGAACCAGGAAAGCTGGATCCGCCTGGACGACAACATCATTTTCGACAACACGAACATCAATGCCGCCGACAGCAGTTGGGCGGACTACAGCTTCTACGGGGAGCAGGTCGACGATTTCCGGTCGATCGATCCCCTCTTCTGCGGAGCGGATTCCGGGAACTACTACCTCACCAGTTGCTCGCCGGCGATCGTTAGCGCCACCGGCGACACGGTGACCGGCGCGTTGCCGGTCTCCCCCTATTGCATCTGCGACGGCGAGGTGTTTCTCGTCAACCCGAGCGCCGGGGCGTCCGGCTTCCCCTTCCGGAGCAGGCGGAACGCGGCCCGGCACATCTCGGATATCGATCCTTACTTCTTCCGGGGAGACACGATCTCCCTATTGGGACAGGCGGAGCGCTGCACGGTCAAGGTGTGCGCCGGCGCGATCATCGATTCCTTTACTTTGGTGAACGGCGTGAAATACCGGGGCGGGTACGTCCTCCCCGACTACCTGGAGTCCTCCCGGAATCCCGCCGATCCGAACAAGACCTCCCGCATCGGCGGCGGCGCGAGGAACCGGATCATGACCGCCGGTCCCGGCGTCGACAGCACCACCGTGGTGGACGGTTTCGAGTTCGCGGCGGGGCGCGCCGATAAGGGCTCGGGAGCCTATCTGTACGGAGACGCGGCCCCGGTCTTCAGCAACAACAAGTTCATCGAGTGCCGTTCCACGCAATCGGGGGTCATCTACTCCGACGAGGAGTCGTCTCCGAGGATCATCGGCAACCGGATCTACAACAACTCCGTGGATACCGACGGAGGCGTGATCCATCTCGCGGGCGCGGGCGGCGTGGTGGCGAACAACACCGTTTCCGACAACAAGGGTGGAGGATGGGCGTTCATCGCCGAGGAGTGCGCCCCGGACGTGTACAACAACGCCTTCACCTACAACGATCAGGGAATCCGCACCGACGGCGCCGCAGCGATTCACTTCGATCATAACGACGTGTTCTATCACGACCCGGACTACGAAGAAGAGATGGAGTTCGATACCACCGGACAGGGGAACATCTCCCAAGGACCGCTCTACTGCGCCCGGGGACGTTTTCAGTACACCCTTTTCGATCATTCACCTTTGGTTGCGGCGGGAAGGAACGGCGGCAACATGGGCGCGCGGCCGGTGGGGTGCAGCACGCCCCGGCACTACGTGAGCGAAGCGGGCGCGAACGAATACCCCTACGACACGGCGGTCCGGGCGGCTCATCGCATTCAGGACGCAGTCGACGTGGCCAGCATGGCCGGGTTCTCCAACCCGAACGACTCCGCGGACGTGGTCTTGGTCGCCGCGGGCACCTACGAGGAAACGCTTCGGGTGCCGACGAACGTCAAGGTATACGGCGGGTACAACGCCTCCTTCAGTGCCGAGCAGCGTGATTACCGCACGAACGTAACGGTGATCGACGCGGGTGGCGAGGGAACCGCCGTGGTGATCGATTCCGGAGCGAGAGGTCCCACGGCCACGGCGACGGTCGCCGGGAACACGGCGACCATCTTCGACGGCTTCACCATCCGGAACGGGCAAGGCGTTCGCGGCGGCGGTATCCGAATCGGCGAGTACGCGAAGCCGGTGGTCCGTTACAACCGGATCGAGCACTGCCGCGCCGACCTGGGAGGCGGCATTTTGGTCGAACCGGGCGCGAAGGGGTGGATCGTGTACAACACGGTGGTCGAGGACACCGCCGTTTCCGGAGCGGGACTCTTCGCCGAGGGTTACACCACTTCGGCGTGGGACACGACGTGGCATGGTGGAGAAATCACCGGCGTCAACGGATTGTCGGAAACGGTCCCCCTCATCGCCAACAATACATTCGTGGACTGCGAGGTCGAGGGTGGAGGCGCCGGAGTCGTTCATCTGGATGAGGCGGAACCGATTTTCCGCCGATCCATCGTAGCGTACAACGGCGGCGGCGCCGGATTGGTACACGTCTATGATTTGGGCGGACACGATACCGCTTTGCCCCAGGTGTACAACAACCAGTTCTACAGCAACGCCGGCGGCGACTCCCTGCCGGATCATCTGAACCTTCTCCTCGGCGAGCACGTGATCGCTCCTCCCGCTTTCTGTGACACCGCGGAGGGGGCTTACACCCTGCTCTACGATCGCAGTCTGATCCGAGATGAAGTAAGCCCGGTTCGGGACAGCTGCGCCGCGACCATCTGGGGTTCGGAGCCGGTCGGTTGCACCTATCCGGGGCACCGATTCCTGGCCTATTGGGATCCCAACTCCAACAACCGGCCGATCTTCCCCTATGTCTGCGCTCCGAACGCTGCGCGAAACCTGGACGTCATTCTTCCCTACGTGAACAGCGGAGACACGGTGGACGTGGCCGGCGACAGTCGCGTGGCGACCACTACTCCTCCCTTGGAGGGCGCCCTGTACACCGGTAATTTCCAGGTGAATCGCCCCATCGTCCTGCGCGGCGGGTTCGACGCCGGATTCGCCTTGTCGGAGCCGAAGCCGGACTCCGTGTCTCTCCAAGCGGTGCTTCGCCCACGAACGAACGGATCGATCCTCGTTGTTCAACAGGATCCCGCGGCGGCCACGGACAGCACGCTCCGCATCGACTCGACGACGATCATCTCGGGGCTGACCTTCCAAAACGCGAACGCGGAGTTGGTCAACGGCGGTGCGATTCGTTGCATCGGCGGCGCCAGCCCGACGATCCGGAAGTGTTCCTTCGAGGAGAACTCCACCAAGAACTGGGGCGGAGCGATCTCCATCCGGGACGCCGCCTCCCCGCGGATTCTGGACAGCTACTTCTACCGGAACCGGGCGGGTGTCGGCGGCGCGATCTACCTGTACCGCGTCTCCGATCCGGTTGTGCGGGGGAACATCTTCTCCGAGAACGGCGATCCCGAGATCGGCCAGTACGGAGGCGTCCGGATCGAGGAGTCGACCGCAGGCGGCTCGGTGGACAACAACGTCTTCTACGGCAACCGCCGCGGCGCCCTCTCCCTCTCCGAGGCGAAGGGCGGCTTCCGGATCTGGAACAACGTGATCGCCTCCAACGGCGGTTACGGGATCTCCCTGACGCCCGTGTTCGAAGGGATCCAGACGCCCGTTCTCTCCCACAACGACCTGTGGGCGAACAGCGAGGGGAATCTGCTCAACATCGACGAGGACACGACATCGATCCACGCGAACCCGCAGTTCTGCAACACGGGAGAGCGGTTCGATCTCACCAACCGGCTGAGGGTGTTCGACACCTTCTTCCGCTATCAGGAGTGTTCGCCCATGCTTCTCGCCGGCGTCGATCCCCTGTCGGAGCGGGACGCCCACATCGGCGTGGCCAAGCTGAGCGAAATGACCTGCGCGGACACCACGGCGCCGGCGCTGGAGATCGGGTTCCTGCTCCACTCGACCCTGCCGGGCGTGGCGAACCTTTATGTCATTCCGAACGAGACCATCGCCCGGGATTCGATTCTCCTTCAAACCATGTACGCCAACGCCCGTCTCGAATCGGTCGACGTGGGCGGCGAGATCATCACGCAGATCGTTTACGACTTCGACACGACCGACGTGGAAGTGGCCGAAAGCGACGCCTACCTCTCGGTGTACACGAGCCGGAACATCACGCTCCAAACGGCGGACACGCTCATCGTCCAGGCCCGCGCCGTCGATCTCTGCGGCAAGGTGGGGACGAGGAAGCGCGAGTTCTCGGCGAAGGAGTTCAGCGAAGGGGGCGCCGGCAAGATGTGGAGCGTCGACCGGGTGGCGGAGCTGGACGTGCCGTCCGGCGCGTTGATGCACGCCGGCGTGGTCCTCATGGAGAAGCTCGGCGGCGATCGCTTCGCCGAAGGGGAAACGCCGCTCGCCGGCCCCTATCACTTGAGCCTCGAACAGGTGCGCCCCGCCGCGCCTCTCGGCCTCCGCTTCACGCTCGCCGGCGGCGAGACGGACGCGGAACGGTTCGCGGGGCTCGCGGTCTACCGCTGGGACGGCGAACGCTGGAC contains:
- a CDS encoding right-handed parallel beta-helix repeat-containing protein, with the protein product MNGRNALSILLVGLLLAIPGWAGATTRYVVMQPIQTDLAATAGITPFPPYDFILYAATDIQDALDYCAYGDTVLIAGAQPEDTFNGYLHSESIVIPNGVVVLGGWDVNAAIMGLGSMPAVDQRIFAEDSLWTIIIPAIGSDDPVVRFAVDSTEVYDTTTVGEEEVIDSSWVHTGVDSTTVLRGLFISDGNTEIDGAGILLPIGSPRITRNVFSSHTTSERGGAIFIGYGSPRIEHNTFASNYVGDAAGGIVHVAGGAPIIRDNIFSGNSGPGYAVACSDSAGAPVLGYNLFYRNNDQDTLACSGDGSNLFGVNPVYCASADNDYRLFRESPIAAASSEGDAIGAWGIGCRATRKYVAATGATGILPYNEPDRAALTLSAALDVSYPGDTILVTIGEFEENLEVPGGIRLSGSWDYGFNFQDPYQSGTVIRSVEGGESAIRLTGEGTGDNHLEYLVLTDAGDADGALLSAEGVAVTLEHISVVGNISAGASLIHAGAGASLDFDYCMFALNQDAPVFGCGGGSVTVRNSNFFENDEIAAAGCAVALIDTTRRDPFFCDPDSADYRVYSEGRMGESAPGLSPFGALSVGCNYSAHYVRLGVGDGVYPYETPEKATSDVEAAIDVASAQDTIRMGSGVYEMNLTIDKGVGFEGGWTDSTFLTRDYAFAPSILQGTAAGEPTVRFEGVFSQFAPSGGLDGFIITHAEGVEGPGVVVAEGARPRLRHNLITGNHVDYVSHPEHPAAGVVIQGIVGGSQAVPILQENTIAGNTITGAVAGNRVASGVSISEAGTTTNNWTWLLDNIISDNAGGIAAIVNQESWIRLDDNIIFDNTNINAADSSWADYSFYGEQVDDFRSIDPLFCGADSGNYYLTSCSPAIVSATGDTVTGALPVSPYCICDGEVFLVNPSAGASGFPFRSRRNAARHISDIDPYFFRGDTISLLGQAERCTVKVCAGAIIDSFTLVNGVKYRGGYVLPDYLESSRNPADPNKTSRIGGGARNRIMTAGPGVDSTTVVDGFEFAAGRADKGSGAYLYGDAAPVFSNNKFIECRSTQSGVIYSDEESSPRIIGNRIYNNSVDTDGGVIHLAGAGGVVANNTVSDNKGGGWAFIAEECAPDVYNNAFTYNDQGIRTDGAAAIHFDHNDVFYHDPDYEEEMEFDTTGQGNISQGPLYCARGRFQYTLFDHSPLVAAGRNGGNMGARPVGCSTPRHYVSEAGANEYPYDTAVRAAHRIQDAVDVASMAGFSNPNDSADVVLVAAGTYEETLRVPTNVKVYGGYNASFSAEQRDYRTNVTVIDAGGEGTAVVIDSGARGPTATATVAGNTATIFDGFTIRNGQGVRGGGIRIGEYAKPVVRYNRIEHCRADLGGGILVEPGAKGWIVYNTVVEDTAVSGAGLFAEGYTTSAWDTTWHGGEITGVNGLSETVPLIANNTFVDCEVEGGGAGVVHLDEAEPIFRRSIVAYNGGGAGLVHVYDLGGHDTALPQVYNNQFYSNAGGDSLPDHLNLLLGEHVIAPPAFCDTAEGAYTLLYDRSLIRDEVSPVRDSCAATIWGSEPVGCTYPGHRFLAYWDPNSNNRPIFPYVCAPNAARNLDVILPYVNSGDTVDVAGDSRVATTTPPLEGALYTGNFQVNRPIVLRGGFDAGFALSEPKPDSVSLQAVLRPRTNGSILVVQQDPAAATDSTLRIDSTTIISGLTFQNANAELVNGGAIRCIGGASPTIRKCSFEENSTKNWGGAISIRDAASPRILDSYFYRNRAGVGGAIYLYRVSDPVVRGNIFSENGDPEIGQYGGVRIEESTAGGSVDNNVFYGNRRGALSLSEAKGGFRIWNNVIASNGGYGISLTPVFEGIQTPVLSHNDLWANSEGNLLNIDEDTTSIHANPQFCNTGERFDLTNRLRVFDTFFRYQECSPMLLAGVDPLSERDAHIGVAKLSEMTCADTTAPALEIGFLLHSTLPGVANLYVIPNETIARDSILLQTMYANARLESVDVGGEIITQIVYDFDTTDVEVAESDAYLSVYTSRNITLQTADTLIVQARAVDLCGKVGTRKREFSAKEFSEGGAGKMWSVDRVAELDVPSGALMHAGVVLMEKLGGDRFAEGETPLAGPYHLSLEQVRPAAPLGLRFTLAGGETDAERFAGLAVYRWDGERWTRLESLVDPASRTVSASIETGGTYVVLWSEDVRSGEEIPARFALHPNMPNPFNPITRIAFDLPVRAEVSLRVYDVSGRSVRTLRDGTMNAGRHEVVWDGTNNAGRSVASGIYFYRIDAGDEKAVRKMTLIR